The Laspinema palackyanum D2c genome window below encodes:
- the pstA gene encoding phosphate ABC transporter permease PstA has product MEFHPFPPRLPEGESWQRNLGRLTWVERCLQLTLALIAGIPISISVAIAAVFLYETVLFFQTVPLWNFLSDTRWTPLFPSQNFGILVLASATLMVTGIASLFAIPIGLLIAIYLAEYASDRLRLTVKPLLEALSGIPTVVYGYFALLVVTPLLQELIPGLARFNALSAGLVTGVAIVPIISSLSEDAIKSVPHSLREAGYTLGLTKEEVLTQIVLPMAFPGIIASCMLAASRALGETMISAIAAGQNPQLTLNPLVPVATMTAFIIQVSLGTVAFNSLAFQTIFTVGMVLFLITLGLNSLGYWLVRRHQSAMTQAIVPTVPAEEGSKFYPLYDEELPRSNSRFGGGQTRSTAEFKTPLIRRQVLDRCFSVLSAIAIPITLGIVALLLLDASRRGLPLLTWQFLTSFPSRNPQEAGIYPALMGSLWLLGLTAFFALPIGLGTAIYLEEYCANTVLNQFLEINIANLTAVPSILYGLLGLELFVRLLAPVTGGPSLLSAALTLTVIILPMFIVTTRSALRSIPDGLHQAGYAMGMTRAQVLWHIVLPAAFPATLTGALLALTRAIGETAPLIAVGALSFVSFAPPLSWEGIYSRFTALPFQIFNWILRPQTAFHNNAAAAILVLVSILLILNICGVLIREKCKI; this is encoded by the coding sequence ATGGAGTTTCATCCCTTCCCACCCCGACTCCCGGAGGGAGAGTCTTGGCAGCGAAACCTAGGACGACTCACCTGGGTAGAACGGTGTTTACAGCTAACTTTGGCCCTGATTGCGGGGATTCCGATTTCAATTTCTGTGGCGATCGCCGCTGTCTTTCTCTATGAAACGGTTTTATTTTTTCAAACCGTTCCCCTGTGGAATTTTCTCAGCGATACCCGGTGGACGCCACTATTTCCCAGTCAAAATTTCGGCATTTTAGTCCTAGCCAGTGCTACCCTGATGGTGACGGGAATTGCCAGTTTGTTTGCGATCCCGATTGGATTGTTAATTGCGATTTATTTAGCGGAATATGCCAGCGATCGCCTGCGGTTAACGGTTAAACCGCTGTTGGAAGCATTATCGGGAATTCCGACGGTGGTTTATGGCTATTTTGCTTTATTGGTGGTGACTCCCCTCTTGCAGGAGTTGATTCCTGGACTGGCGAGATTTAATGCTTTAAGTGCAGGGTTAGTCACCGGAGTGGCGATCGTACCGATTATTTCTTCTTTGAGTGAAGATGCCATTAAAAGTGTTCCCCACTCCCTGAGAGAGGCGGGTTATACCTTGGGGTTGACGAAGGAAGAAGTGCTGACTCAAATTGTTTTACCGATGGCTTTTCCGGGCATTATTGCCTCCTGTATGTTGGCGGCTTCTCGGGCGTTGGGAGAAACGATGATTTCGGCGATCGCAGCAGGACAAAATCCTCAACTCACCCTCAATCCTTTGGTTCCAGTGGCGACAATGACCGCTTTTATTATTCAGGTGAGTTTAGGAACCGTTGCTTTTAATTCCTTAGCCTTTCAAACGATTTTTACCGTGGGGATGGTGTTATTTTTAATTACCCTGGGATTGAATAGCTTGGGGTATTGGTTAGTGCGTCGCCATCAATCTGCCATGACGCAGGCGATCGTTCCGACTGTACCCGCCGAGGAAGGGTCTAAATTTTACCCCCTCTATGATGAAGAATTGCCCCGGAGTAATTCGAGATTTGGGGGCGGACAAACCCGTTCAACTGCTGAGTTTAAAACCCCCTTGATCCGTCGTCAAGTGTTGGACCGCTGTTTTAGTGTTTTGAGTGCGATCGCCATCCCCATCACCCTAGGCATCGTCGCCCTTTTACTCCTGGATGCCTCTCGGCGAGGTTTGCCCCTTTTAACTTGGCAATTTCTCACCAGTTTTCCCTCCCGCAACCCTCAAGAAGCGGGAATTTATCCCGCCCTCATGGGCAGTTTATGGCTATTAGGATTAACCGCCTTCTTTGCCTTACCCATTGGCCTAGGAACCGCCATTTATTTGGAAGAATATTGTGCCAATACAGTCTTGAATCAGTTTTTAGAAATTAATATTGCAAACCTAACCGCTGTCCCCTCAATTCTCTATGGGTTATTAGGGCTAGAATTATTTGTGCGCCTCCTCGCCCCGGTGACTGGTGGACCGAGTTTACTCTCTGCCGCCCTCACCCTCACGGTGATTATTTTACCCATGTTTATTGTTACCACGCGGTCTGCTTTACGGAGTATTCCGGACGGTTTACACCAAGCCGGTTATGCTATGGGTATGACTCGTGCTCAGGTGTTGTGGCATATCGTCTTACCGGCAGCCTTTCCCGCCACCTTAACCGGCGCACTTTTAGCCTTAACTCGGGCGATCGGTGAAACCGCCCCTTTAATTGCCGTGGGCGCATTATCCTTTGTTTCCTTTGCACCCCCCTTGTCCTGGGAGGGAATTTATAGCCGATTTACCGCCTTACCCTTTCAAATTTTTAACTGGATTTTGCGGCCTCAAACCGCTTTTCATAACAATGCGGCTGCCGCTATTTTGGTCTTAGTCAGCATTTTATTAATTCTCAACATTTGCGGGGTTTTGATTCGAGAAAAGTGCAAAATTTAA
- a CDS encoding PstS family phosphate ABC transporter substrate-binding protein produces the protein MSHQFSGKFLRKSAVLTLLIALALSACRGTGTSAHNRGGRGDINHLSVDGSSTVFPISEAMAEEFMKANPGVRVTIGISGSGGGFKKFCQGETDISNASRAIDATERELCEKNAIEYLEIPIAFDGISVVVNPANSFVQCLTVEELKRIWEPAAEGKIVTWNQIRSTFPERPLRLFGPGTDSGTHDYFTAALVGQEQQSRGDYTASEDDNILVQGVAGDADALGFFGYAYYQENQNKLKVVEIDSGDGCIAPSPETIADSSYKPFSRPEFIYINKSQADRPDVKAFVEFHLNPDYQYLIADVGYVPLPESVMRVVRTRYQKRQVGSVFKSGSTWNISLYDALNLEN, from the coding sequence GGGGGACAGGAACATCAGCCCATAACCGAGGGGGACGGGGTGATATCAATCATTTGAGCGTGGATGGTTCCAGCACGGTTTTTCCCATCTCAGAGGCAATGGCCGAAGAATTTATGAAAGCAAATCCGGGGGTGAGAGTTACGATTGGGATCTCCGGTTCGGGCGGCGGGTTTAAGAAATTTTGTCAGGGAGAGACCGATATTTCTAATGCCTCTCGGGCGATTGATGCAACCGAACGAGAATTATGCGAAAAAAATGCCATTGAGTACCTGGAAATTCCCATCGCCTTTGATGGGATTTCTGTGGTGGTGAATCCTGCCAATAGCTTTGTTCAATGTCTAACTGTAGAAGAACTTAAGCGGATTTGGGAACCCGCCGCTGAAGGAAAAATTGTCACATGGAACCAAATTCGTTCGACGTTTCCCGAGCGTCCGCTGCGGTTGTTTGGTCCGGGTACGGATTCAGGGACTCACGACTATTTTACCGCTGCTTTGGTGGGGCAAGAACAACAAAGTCGCGGGGATTATACTGCCAGTGAAGATGATAATATCCTGGTTCAAGGTGTAGCGGGGGATGCGGATGCTCTCGGCTTTTTTGGCTATGCTTACTATCAGGAAAATCAAAATAAGTTAAAAGTAGTGGAAATTGATTCCGGTGACGGTTGTATTGCCCCGAGTCCGGAAACGATTGCTGATAGTAGCTATAAACCTTTTTCTCGTCCGGAATTTATCTACATTAACAAATCCCAGGCGGACCGCCCGGATGTGAAAGCGTTTGTGGAATTTCATCTGAATCCCGACTATCAATATTTAATCGCAGATGTGGGGTATGTTCCCCTACCTGAATCGGTGATGAGGGTCGTTAGAACTCGTTATCAAAAGCGTCAAGTTGGGTCAGTTTTTAAGTCGGGTTCAACCTGGAATATCAGCCTGTATGATGCGCTGAACCTGGAAAATTGA
- the pstB gene encoding phosphate ABC transporter ATP-binding protein PstB: MNFTSDYLYPNLSSILTIQNLSVFFDKSQILENINLQIYAHKITAIIGPSGCGKTTLIRCFNRLTELSPNFRRVGNIYMGDRDVSKLNPVELRRQVGMVFQKPNPFPKSIYDNIALGLRINGYQGDIDECVEYSLRQVFLWDEVKNNLYRSALTLSGGQQQRLCIARTLALKPDIILMDEPCSALDPISTARIDELLYELKHSYTIVVVTHNMQQASRISDLTAFFNIKTTATGEKIGYLSEYDKTEVIFHHPKQQATQEYVSRRF; encoded by the coding sequence ATGAATTTTACATCTGACTATTTATATCCCAATCTCTCCTCGATTTTGACCATTCAAAATTTATCCGTATTTTTTGACAAAAGCCAAATCCTCGAAAATATCAACCTCCAAATTTATGCCCATAAAATAACGGCAATTATTGGCCCATCCGGTTGCGGTAAAACGACTCTGATCCGATGTTTTAATCGTCTCACTGAACTTTCCCCTAATTTTAGGAGAGTGGGAAATATTTACATGGGCGATCGCGACGTCTCCAAGTTGAACCCCGTAGAACTCCGCAGGCAAGTCGGAATGGTGTTTCAAAAACCCAATCCCTTTCCCAAATCAATCTATGACAACATCGCATTGGGATTGCGAATTAACGGCTATCAAGGTGATATCGATGAATGTGTCGAGTATTCCCTGCGGCAAGTCTTTTTATGGGATGAAGTCAAAAATAACCTGTATCGCAGTGCATTAACCTTATCTGGAGGGCAACAACAACGCTTGTGCATTGCCCGAACCTTAGCCCTCAAACCGGATATTATTTTGATGGATGAACCCTGTTCGGCCCTCGATCCAATTTCCACCGCCCGTATTGATGAACTGCTGTATGAACTGAAGCATTCTTATACCATTGTTGTGGTGACTCATAATATGCAGCAAGCCTCCCGCATCTCAGATTTAACCGCTTTTTTTAATATTAAAACCACGGCAACCGGGGAAAAAATCGGCTACTTATCGGAATACGATAAAACCGAAGTCATTTTTCACCATCCTAAACAGCAGGCGACTCAGGAATATGTCAGTCGCAGGTTTTAG